A region from the Leishmania panamensis strain MHOM/PA/94/PSC-1 chromosome 20 sequence genome encodes:
- a CDS encoding ATP-dependent RNA helicase, putative (TriTrypDB/GeneDB-style sysID: LpmP.20.1720) gives MSGCETWEAAVQSAAKSKKKGGGFQSFGLDKPLLDAILKKGFSVPTPIQRKAIPPMLQGNDVVAMARTGSGKTAAFLIPMLNALKAHSKVVGIRGLVLSPTRELSLQTLHNGFALNRFLDLRFAALVGGDSMEQQFELLASNPDVVVATPGRLLHIMEEASLHLTSVRCLVLDEADRLFELGLQPQIGAIMQKIPESCQRALFSATMPSVLAEFTSAGLHNPVVIRLDSEMTLSDQLKQSAFLVRNGEKVAALIVLLKRLLHVGEAIVNNAQALIFVESKFHVEYLQMILTTYGISASAVHGQMDQEARRLAVRSFAKRETTVMVVTDVAARGLDLPLLDNVVNFSFPFNPKLFVHRVGRVARAGRSGTAYSLMTFEDFPYYIDLMQFIGRPLQSAPVPGDLLFTPDDGCYGRLPEEDIQLELDFLKRLHENDVEVRNMARVVEHAHTKFNRTKKKSTHEAIQEARKPQYAFDRTPLHPMLLERLGSTRLRADEARFDLKRFKPKELFLEMGSKEKLFAICRAETAQSLSRPTKDDGEAEKGGAPSAAPNENKLSLAERMLQRAQERKKREREGGGSSSSNSLHSDDAVMNVVTHSRQAALRQEESIESGAYRDVNFFMVLERRDTLNNAHYSVKDATMDITAETAEEAAQQRQVFAWSKKKNRYVQMHVNDAKALLKGVKNEAGRAINYKSKLQAYSKWLKKSNMRIQDVGEEEDLVPLKRAKAAALSSHPQDGEAEGDIVDISDPNQGKKLRIGRKQKRLPKDGHVRSFEEMATMRRKAEKEKNRLARKKQRHGVGKKKGK, from the coding sequence ATGAGTGGCTGTGAAACGTGGGAGGCAGCCGTGCAGTCGGCGGCCAagtcgaagaagaagggcgggGGCTTTCAAAGCTTTGGCCTGGATAAGCCACTCCTCGATGCGATTCTGAAAAAAGGCTTCTCCGTGCCCACCCCGATCCAGCGCAAGGCAATCCCGCCGATGCTGCAGGGGAACGACGTGGTTGCCATGGCTCGCACCGGGTCGGGAAAGACAGCGGCGTTTCTCATTCCAATGTTAAACGCCCTGAAGGCACACTCAAAAGTAGTTGGCATTCGCGGGCTAGTGCTGTCCCCAACGAGGGAGCTCAGCCTGCAGACCTTACACAACGGGTTCGCGCTTAACAGGTTTCTCGATTTGCGCTTCGCTGCCTTGGTGGGCGGAGACTCGATGGAGCAGCAGTTTGAGCTCTTGGCGTCGAACCCCGACGTGGTCGTTGCGACGCCCGGTCGTCTTCTGCACATCATGGAGGAGGCTTCGCTGCACCTCACGAGTGTTCGCTGCCTCGTTCTGGATGAGGCGGATCGCCTCTTTGAGTTGGGCCTGCAGCCGCAGATCGGAGCCATCATGCAGAAAATACCCGAGTCCTGCCAGCGTGCCCTCTTTTCCGCGACAATGCCTAGCGTATTGGCGGAGTTCACGAGCGCTGGCCTGCATAACCCGGTTGTCATACGCCTCGACTCGGAGATGACGTTGAGTGACCAACTCAAGCAGAGCGCCTTCCTCGTGCGCAACGGCGAAAAGGTTGCCGCATTGATCGTACTGCTCAAGCGCTTGCTGCACGTTGGAGAAGCCATCGTGAATAATGCGCAGGCGCTCATTTTTGTCGAATCCAAGTTTCATGTGGAGTATCTGCAGATGATTCTGACCACCTACGGTATCTCAGCGAGTGCGGTACACGGGCAGATGGACCAGGAGGCTCGTCGCCTTGCCGTGCGCAGCTTTGCGAAGCGTGAAACAACTGTGATGGTGGTCACggacgtggcggcgcgcggTTTAGacttgccgctgctcgacAACGTTGTCaatttctcctttccctttaaCCCAAAACTGTTTGTGCACCGCGTCGGCCGTGTAGCGCGCGCCGGTCGCTCCGGTACGGCCTACTCTCTTATGACCTTCGAGGACTTTCCGTACTACATCGACCTCATGCAGTTCATAGGCCGGCCCCTGCAGTCCGCCCCGGTACCCGGCGACCTTCTTTTCACTCCAGACGACGGCTGCTACGGCCGCTTACCCGAAGAGGATATTCAGCTCGAGCTCGACTTCCTCAAACGCCTGCACGAAAACGATGTAGAGGTGCGCAACATGGCGCGAGTGGTAGAGCACGCACATACAAAGTTCAACCGCACAAAGAAGAAGTCGACGCACGAAGCAATACAGGAGGCCCGAAAGCCGCAGTACGCCTTTGACCGCACCCCGCTGCATCCAATGCTGCTCGAgcgcctcggcagcaccCGGCTACGCGCTGATGAGGCGCGCTTCGACCTCAAGCGTTTCAAGCCGAAGGAGCTCTTCCTAGAAATGGGCTCGAAGGAGAAGCTGTTTGCGATTTGCCGGGCGGAAACAGCGCAGTCTTTGTCACGGCCTACTAAGGACgatggcgaggcggagaaagGCGGAGCGCCCTCAGCGGCGCCAAATGAGAACAAGCTCTCTCTTGCCGAGCggatgctgcagcgtgcgcagGAGCGCAAAAAGCGTGAgcgcgaaggcggcggcagcagcagtagcaatTCCCTTCACAGCGACGATGCGGTGATGAACGTGGTGACCCATTCGCGTCAAGCAGCACTGAGACAGGAGGAAAGCATCGAGTCCGGCGCCTACCGTGACGTGAACTTCTTCATGGTCCTGGAGCGGCGTGACACCCTGAACAACGCTCACTACTCTGTCAAGGATGCGACAATGGATATCACTGCCGAGACGGCTGAggaggctgcgcagcagcggcaggtgtTTGCGTggagcaagaaaaagaatCGCTATGTTCAGATGCACGTCAATGACGCCAAGGCCCTCCTGAAAGGCGTGAAGAACGAGGCCGGTAGGGCCATCAACTACAAGAGCAAGCTCCAGGCCTACTCGAAGTggctgaagaagagcaacatgCGCATTCAAGATGttggcgaagaggaggacctCGTGCCGCTGAAGCGCGCCAAGGCAGCAGCCTTGTCGTCCCACCCACAAGACggtgaggcggagggcgATATTGTAGATATTAGCGACCCGAACCAGGGCAAGAAACTCCGCATTGGTCGAAAGCAAAAGCGACTTCCCAAGGATGGCCATGTACGCTCTTTCGAGGAGATGGCGACAATGCGGcgcaaggcagagaaggagaagaaccgCTTGGCGCGTAAGAAGCAGCGCCATGGCGttggaaagaagaagggcaaGTAA
- a CDS encoding hypothetical protein (TriTrypDB/GeneDB-style sysID: LpmP.20.1710) — MLPSGFPTVGGRSLVSNSVAMHANPIHFTTPPRRHIASLSANVELTGLTAGVSLAHKELSACNVTGRVFNCTSMDGTPRCKSSVSITAVVALSTDVSPRQHRCGPSFTSGIMTESDSPCRSPRVCLTQTPTTRKLFTKPIPYGSLPSSGALLCKVPDGSLANRSSSGICGMSPSFSVTLSEAEEDTTLMSAESVFASASVDQRVPLRSASFAVNETRPPSSPSFTYFPSSHGGVAHESSASASDKANAAGAAPVACFYNAHSVCDGRAPSVKGSSATEHKFFEPLRFDTSGRLFSPLQRFSSVKSSQHANVAVDLESHILDCGIASVDHENLSAACPLSNMWQGRLSAIVKQQQLLHACLVSIARERTERPDSQRSVISTPKCAQQQRRRGSRLQFLMWQLCILLLRLTLRIMERVLAASAGKLRKLLCLPQQR; from the coding sequence ATGCTCCCCAGTGGATTTCCGACGGTGGGTGGTAGGTCGCTGGTGAGCAACAGTGTTGCCATGCATGCCAACCCCATCCACTTCACCACCCCACCGCGTCGCCAcatcgcctctctttctgctaACGTCGAGCTCACCGGACTCACTGCAGGTGTCTCCTTGGCCCACAAGGAACTGTCAGCTTGCAACGTAACCGGCAGAGTATTCAACTGCACATCAATGGATGGCACTCCGCGATGCAAGTCGAGTGTCTCCATCACTGCTGTGGTCGCCTTATCCACGGATGTGTCACCGCGACAGCATCGGTGCGGCCCTAGCTTCACCTCTGGTATTATGACCGAGAGCGACTCCCCATGTCGATCTCCTCGCGTGTGTCTGACTCAGACACCCACTACCCGCAAGTTGTTCACAAAGCCGATCCCCTACGGCAGCTtgccgagcagcggcgccctGCTATGCAAGGTGCCCGACGGTTCCCTGGCGAATCGCAGCTCGAGTGGAATCTGCGGCATGTCGCCCTCTTTCTCGGTAACCCTAagtgaggcagaggaggacacCACCTTGATGAGTGCAGAATCGGTCTTTGCCAGTGCCTCTGTTGACCAGCGTGTACCACTGCGCAGCGCTTCGTTCGCTGTGAACGAGACACGGCCACCGAGCTCGCCATCCTTCACGTACTTCCccagcagccacggcggTGTCGCCCACGAGAGTTCGGCATCGGCTAGCGATAAGGCCAATGCAGCGGGAGCCGCGCCTGTCGCTTGTTTCTACAACGCTCACAGCGTCTGTGATGGACGCGCACCGAGTgtgaagggcagcagcgcgacggaGCACAAGTTCTTTGAACCTTTGCGATTTGACACGTCGGGACGCCTCTTTTCTCCACTTCAGCGGTTCTCCAGCGTCAAGAGCTCGCAGCACGCTAATGTTGCCGTGGATCTTGAGTCACACATATTGGATTGCGGTATTGCATCTGTCGATCACGAGAACCTCAGCGCGGCATGTCCTTTGTCGAATATGTGGCAGGGTAGACTATCCGCGATTGTCAAACAGCAACAACTGCTCCACGCGTGCCTTGTGTCGATTGCACGCGAGAGGACTGAGCGGCCCGATTCGCAGAGAAGCGTTATCTCCACTCCGAagtgtgcgcagcagcagcgccgccgcggcagccgacTCCAGTTCCTTATGTGGCAGCTTTGCATTCTGCTTCTCCGTCTTACGCTGCGCATCATGGAGCGAGTGCTGGCTGCTTCTGCTGGCAAATTGCGGAAACTCCTGTGcttgccgcagcagcggtga
- a CDS encoding hypothetical protein (TriTrypDB/GeneDB-style sysID: LpmP.20.1730) — translation MSDTLLAPSRAKVHHKCAVYLGSSTFVELDDDPSTITLEDLCEAFGTPWESGMHVRHRATGRVVATLPFEPMPSLDDVSDVTIKAEVIAATAGTGDTTLPTFSGNAEEEDADAAEEGETTYAVIYDLVTPTAPGDGEDSELAAAVAAAGLSENLSADADGAPSIGETMRQLVELGAAELLTAQPLSVSQARREYNPPDAPGLLRRIVYPASQYSPYRLDRDPLSEDKLSLCQSSAVATGAASGSSPLTCAGSHALPMHDLGEGGPYTSYLDSYSLTCPIAMSFVESPVTDKRAVVIPLSDDEHHRIFSA, via the coding sequence ATGTCCGATACGCTACTGGCTCCGTCGCGGGCGAAGGTTCATCACAAGTGCGCTGTGTATTTGGGAAGCAGCACCTTCGTGGAGCTCGATGATGATCCCTCGACAATCACTCTCGAAGACCTGTGTGAGGCGTTTGGCACCCCGTGGGAAAGCGGTATGCACGTGAGACACCGTGCCACCGGACGCGTCGTGGCCACACTTCCCTTTGAGCCGATGCCATCTCTGGACGACGTGTCAGACGTTACCATTAAGGCAGAGGTCATAGCGGCGACCGCAGGCACGGGCGACACAACTCTTCCAACCTTCTCCGGTaacgctgaggaggaggatgccgacgccgccgaggagggagagacaacCTACGCCGTTATCTACGACCTGGTTACCCCGACGGCGCCAGGGGATGGTGAGGATAGCGAGCTGGCGGCCGCTGTAGCAGCGGCTGGTCTTTCGGAGAACCTCTCGGCAGACGCAGACGGTGCTCCCAGCATCGGAGAGACAATGCGGCAGCTGGTGGAGCTGGGCGCAGCAGAGTTACTCACGGCGCAACCCTTGTCCGTCTCTCAGGCGAGGCGGGAGTACAATCCTCCAGACGCCCCGGGGCTTTTGCGTCGAATCGTGTATCCCGCATCTCAGTACTCGCCATACCGCCTCGATCGAGACCCGCTCTCTGAAGACAAGCTCTCCCTGTGCCAGTCCTCTGCTGTGGCCACTGGAGCTGCTTCAGGGTCCTCGCCCCTCACCTGCGCTGGCTCGCATGCGCTGCCGATGCACGATCTTGGTGAGGGGGGACCATACACTAGCTACCTCGATAGCTACAGCCTGACTTGTCCAATAGCTATGTCGTTTGTGGAGTCACCCGTGACGGACAAGAGAGCGGTTGTCATTCCTCTGTCAGATGACGAGCATCATCGCATTTTCAGTGCGTGA
- a CDS encoding hypothetical protein (TriTrypDB/GeneDB-style sysID: LpmP.20.1700) — MEVRERSQSRNVLALMCTSYTDDNEKNVRFPHALPPLSFLLPHSSTKPLRTHANAHTHTQRVRPSSFAGASPPCCVYNSSHHLRAGQGSELFVLEITMKSVRQSGRHGNKDAKLRSKRTYRGRYDQAPRSSPRYAAASASPSPVAPLVPPTAHQLQSAPLLAFTRWNETAMEALRSGDHDSCRRILSTLLPILEARLHAMQCKPSPHISEAALQSWRLAHALTLNNHGCQLRRYGRTTEALQAFLRAKEIETLVLGKPSCSTMLNLSAVLLSSGAAEEALTISKECVMAAQNGGPILFITAVHNLAVALGQQTSDRECKAALPTMLQALREAQSVLGEEHPTTVMLKEKCGLTSSWISQDSGAEGEQGSAASVRGVDWPAHHSVSCENPTSPSLLPTSMMAQEKARAALHTLDFGEPLHAQPLVHAAAALPTPELVHNHINERKEEAYGVSISRHSLSLGAPNEHHAAKATPEDEDLLCPQRPRSTLLDSVADAGVERAALAVTARGETALALPLQGFQRRGSVAASVHQLCLDSANISGNQRSVASTPLETVLQEPFQAASLMLSRSAPNHVGPAGSIHRLWRRSAEDHRNAPSFLRFSVPLPPLPANAASLPLRKIAPPAAAAGSSNAGVQCRCTKVRRATVPRNVSVSDEDSNLGGTTATTLTDTMPTTEGLNAFDTGEKSATAIGSPATLRSAPQLSLFGKKGLLHSGKAALREVELEEERVYRAQKEVEQRAAEAENAFQCSFKEIQLRTQNRAALTIQHAWQQWWTSVGRSRRHVQLKRLEELQRRRRERLSLGAMDRKKSGKSWTVAIPPPLLQQHGHVGGHVVPAVIVRCSRTWLAKTVCRRYVAKSHPRPVDTRLHEADVRRCVCQIQALWRGAITRHRQAQQQLFTERDNVRGVTTVYRLRAETELREYSALVLQMVYRSYRARQIRCRLYFERYNEPAATIQRWLRSTLADQRKRGVDWRSMCEHNAAATAIQRVWRGYLGRITFHMRELRLRMDRAGSYPLAIEASVNAGRRLVAIRGGKSRDVKCLSVETMKPPPDAAMKMEGPLPPVREVDAPVAEATAFESKRRSALTEAYAADCLQRSSEVQRWRDEERDRYHIGLYVDVMASKERQAWKESLRIRPSKVLRCRAAMDARIHEEQRAFTEQCAALVIQHAYRTWWKMQQDTSRDTSLLCYARALYQQRELGALVERKQRRRDIVRGMALYGDTAAAMRQARVKAAEELALVADYDGPPCISSSPNRVMTIPRKDGMMIAPHAERMARKQQRQEQEAVQRRDEVLVALTYPHDMAHVREGPVECVTRIGTTYEHPYYISYVNEVHRRTLGID; from the coding sequence ATGGAAGTGAGGGAGCGCTCTCAGTCAAGGAATGTACTGGCGCTCATGTGTACATCTTATACAGATGATAACGAAAAAAATGTACGTTTCCCTCACGCCTtgccgcctctttctttcttaCTTCCCCACTCTTCAACTAAACCTCTGCGTACGCacgcaaacgcacacacacacacacagcgagtgCGTCCATCCTCCTTTGCTGGGGCGTCTCCTCCTTGCTGTGTATATAACAGTAGTCATCACCTCAGGGCGGGTCAGGGATCTGAACTATTTGTGTTGGAGATTACCATGAAGAGTGTCCGCCAAAGTGGGCGACACGGCAACAAGGATGCCAAGTTGCGATCCAAACGAACCTACAGGGGGCGGTACGACCAAGCCCCCAGAAGCTCCCCAAGGTATGCCGCCGCGTCCGCATCCCCATCGCCTGTGGCGCCTCTGGTTCCTCCCAcagcgcaccagctgcagaGTGCCCCGCTTCTTGCGTTCACACGATGGAATGAGACAGCAATGGAGGCCCTGCGTAGCGGCGATCATGACTCATGTCGGCGCATTCTCTCAACACTCCTACCGATCCTGGAAGCACGCCTACACGCCATGCAGTGCAAACCATCACCTCATATTTCTGAAGCCGCCCTCCAGTCGTGGCGTCTCGCGCACGCGCTGACACTCAACAATCACGGATGCCAACTACGCCGCTACGGTCGCACAACTGAGGCACTGCAGGCGTTTCTTCGCGCAAAGGAGATTGAGACACTTGTGTTAGGCAAGCCATCGTGCTCGACGATGCTGAACCTCTCCGCCGTGCTGCTTagcagcggagcagcagaagaggcgcTCACCATCTCGAAGGAATGTGTGATGGCCGCACAAAATGGTGGCCCAATTCTCTTCATCACAGCCGTGCACAACCTCGCCGTGGCACTGGGGCAGCAGACGAGCGACCGCGAGTGCAAAGCAGCCCTGCCGACCATGCTGCAGGCATTACGTGAGGCGCAGAGCGTACTTGGTGAGGAGCACCCAACCACAGTGATGCTCAAGGAGAAGTGCGGCTTGACGTCAAGCTGGATCTCGCAAGACAGCGGTGCCGAGGGTGAGCAAGGGAGTGCCGCGTCCGTGCGTGGCGTTGACTGGCCTGCACACCACAGCGTGTCGTGTGAGAATCCTACATCGCCGTCGCTTTTGCCAACGTCAATGATGGCGCAGGAGAAGGCTAGAGCTGCTCTTCACACTCTCGACTTCGGAGAGCCCCTTCATGCCCAGCCGCTTGTacacgctgccgcagccctcCCCACTCCAGAATTGGTTCACAATCACATAAatgagaggaaagaagaagcgtACGGTGTTTCCATCTCACGGCACTCGCTGAGCCTAGGGGCACCCAATGAGCATCATGCGGCGAAAGCAACGCCAGAAGATGAAGACCTGTTGTGCCCACAGCGACCACGTTCAACACTCCTCGACTCTGTGGCGGACGCTGGTGTTGAGcgtgctgcgctcgctgtGACCGCGCGTGGCGAAACTGCTTTGGCTCTACCGCTCCAGGGTTTTCAACGACGGGGCAGCGTCGCGGCCTCTGTCCACCAACTCTGCCTCGACTCTGCAAATATTTCCGGCAATCAGCGTAGCGTCGCCAGTACGCCCCTAGAGACAGTGCTGCAAGAGCCTTTCCAAGCTGCTTCACTGATGCTGAGCCGCAGCGCTCCCAATCACGTAGGGCCTGCTGGCTCGATACACCGTctgtggagaaggagcgctgAAGATCACAGAAACGCCCCTTCCTTTTTGCGCTTCAGTGTCCCGCTTCCCCCCTTACCAGCAAACGCGGCCTCCCTGCCACTGCGCAAAATCGccccaccagcagctgcggcagggtCATCGAACGCAGGGGTGCAGTGTCGTTGCACAAAGGTACGGCGGGCAACGGTGCCACGGAACGTCAGTGTATCGGACGAGGACAGCAATCTAGGTGGCACTACGGCGACCACGCTGACCGACACAATGCCCACAACTGAAGGCCTGAACGCCTTCGACACAGGAGAGAAATCAGCGACTGCGATTGGGAGTCCCGCAACACTGCGGTCAGCGCCGCAGCTAAGCCTTTTTGGTAAGAAGGGCCTTCTGCACTCCGGAaaggctgcgctgcgtgaggttgagctggaggaggaaagagtgTACCGCGCGCAGAAGGAGGTCGAGCAGAGGGCCGCGGAAGCCGAAAATGCCTTTCAGTGCAGCTTCAAGGAAATTCAGCTTCGCACCCAGAACCGCGCAGCCCTGACCATACAACAcgcgtggcagcagtggtggacCTCCGTAGGTCGCTCACGCCGACATGTCCAACTGAAGAGACTCGAGGaactccagcgccgccgccgtgagcGGCTGAGTCTCGGTGCAATGGACAGGAAGAAGTCGGGCAAATCTTGGACAGTCGCCATTCCGCCGCCAttgctccagcagcacggcCACGTCGGTGGCCACGTCGTACCTGCCGTCATAGTGCGGTGCTCGAGGACGTGGCTGGCCAAGACGGTGTGCCGCCGGTATGTGGCGAAAAGCCACCCTCGTCCAGTTGACACTCGCCTCCATGAGGCCGATGTGCGTCGCTGCGTCTGCCAAATCCAAGCGTTGTGGCGTGGCGCCATTACTCGCCATCGTCaagcgcagcaacagctcTTCACTGAGAGGGACAACGTGAGGGGCGTAACCACTGTGTATCGGCTGCGCGCCGAGACTGAGCTCCGAGAGTACTCTGCTCTGGTTCTGCAAATGGTGTACAGGAGCTACCGTGCACGCCAGATACGGTGTCGGCTCTACTTTGAGCGATACAATGAGCCGGCAGCAACGATCCAGCGCTGGCTGCGATCCACGCTGGCTGATCAGCGTAAACGCGGCGTTGACTGGCGCTCTATGTGTGAGcacaacgcagcagcgacggcgataCAGCGTGTGTGGCGCGGTTACCTAGGCCGAATCACATTCCACATGCGCGAGCTTCGACTTCGAATGGACCGAGCCGGCTCGTATCCGCTCGCCATTGAAGCGAGTGTGAATGCTGGGCGGCGCCTCGTCGCTATCCGCGGAGGAAAGAGCCGGGATGTGAAGTGCCTCTCGGTGGAGACGATGAAACCCCCGCCTGACGCTGCAATGAAAATGGAGGGCCCGCTGCCTCCTGTGAGGGAAGTGGATGCCCCTGTGGCCGAAGCGACGGCATTCGAGTCAAAGCGAAGGTCGGCGCTCACCGAGGCATACGCAGCTGACTGCCTGCAGCGCAGTAGCGAGGTGCAGCGATGGCGGGACGAGGAGCGCGACCGGTATCACATTGGCCTTTACGTGGACGTTATGGCGTCCAAGGAGCGCCAGGCGTGGAAGGAGTCCTTGCGAATTCGGCCTAGCAAAGTGCTGCGCTGTCGCGCCGCGATGGACGCACGCATTCATGAGGAACAGCGTGCTTTTACGGAGCAGTGTGCCGCACTTGTGATTCAGCACGCTTATCGGACCTGGTGGAAAATGCAACAGGACACGAGTCGAGACACCAGCTTGCTCTGCTACGCACGTGCACTCTACCAGCAGCGCGAGCTTGGTGCTCTGGTGGAGCGGAAACAGCGGCGACGGGACATTGTGCGAGGAATGGCACTTTACGGTgacactgctgcggcgatgcGACAGGCTCGCGTGAAGGCAGCGGAAGAGCTAGCTTTGGTGGCAGACTACGACGGCCCTCCttgcatcagcagcagtccAAATAGGGTCATGACAATACCACGCAAAGACGGGATGATGATTGCGCCGCATGCAGAGCGTATGGCGcgaaagcagcagcgtcaggaACAAGAGGCGGTACAACGGCGAGACGAGGTGCTAGTCGCCCTTACCTATCCACATGACATGGCGCATGTGCGAGAAGGCCCCGTAGAGTGTGTGACACGCATTGGCACTACGTATGAGCATCCCTACTACATCTCATACGTGAACGAAGTGCATCGCCGCACTCTTGGGATTGACTAG